Below is a genomic region from Fusarium oxysporum Fo47 chromosome VIII, complete sequence.
GTTGAGAGAACCGTGTATTCCTCTCCTCGAAACGTTTCGAGATCAGGAGCAGAGATTTGTTCTGGTCTTTCCGTTCATGCCGTATACTTTGGCAGACCTTCTCGCCAATGGTCCTTTACCGCTTAATGCTGTCCGGTCTATCTTCCGAGATGTTTTGCACGCTTTGAAGGATATACACGCACAAGGCATCATCCATCGTGACATCAAACCGTCCGCAATCCTCCTCTCATCTCCAACTGGTCCAGCATATCTCTCCGACTTTGGCACAGCATGGCATCCCGAGCTATCAACCCAGTCAGAACCAGCAGACGATAAAATCCTCGATATTGGAACAGGCCCTTACCGCGCAATAGAAGTACTCTTCGGACATAAATCCTACGGAACAGAGGTTGATATGTGGGGAATAGGCGTCATGCTTTCAGAAGCACTCCGCGATCCTCCAACCCCTATATTCGAGTCTCGAGCGGTCCATGAAGATGGCAATCAGCTCGGTCTTATCCTCAGCGTCTTCAAGACTATTGGTACGCCCACGCCTGAGACATGGCCCGAGGCAAAACAATTCAAGGTCGCACCTTTCGAGCTCTGGACTGTCTTCCCCGCTCGTCCTTGGGAAGACCTTCTTCCCAATGCAGACCCCGACTTCATCGACCTCGTGTCATTGCTCCTTCGCTACGATAGTCAGCGACTTACTGCTGATCAGGTCAGTTCTTATTCACCTTATTTGCCCTAGTTGCATCACTAATCAAGGTCCCAGGCTCTTGCTCACAAAGCCTTGGCCGTGAACCCCTGAGGTCAGTTGGCAGAGCATCATATCGCTGAAGCACTGGCATTGCATACCAATAATGAACAACTCACCGTCAAATTCATTGCCAATGTTATACTCTTTCCCTCGTTTAATCTATATAACCCGACCGAAACTCCTGTCTCGTcgatcaatctcatcaattcACCACACGCTACAAACAAGAATCCAACACATCCCAAAACGCTTACACAAATAGACCAACACTTATAACACACAGTAAATAAATACACGCTCCAATTACGCTTCAAAAATACTCCAAACAGACACAATGGGCGCCCCCGAAGGCACGTACTCCATGTCCTTCTCTCCAACATCCCTAACCCCAAGCAGATAACAACAAGTTCATCCCCTCCGAGGTCGACAAGTTCAAGAACCCTCCTAGGCGCGACAATACTGGCAATGACAATGCTGGAAGCTCCGAAAAGAACGGAGACTCTGACAAGAAGGACGACAAGCAGAGCGGATTTGTGGAGAATAAGGAGGAGGGTGGTGCGAggcttgttgaagagagcGAGGACAACGAGGAGGGTGGTGCCAAGCTGTAGACGCGCCATTGACCCAATCTCTCTACCGGAACATGGTATTAGATGCTAATGAAAAACTTTTTTATTCTATCTTCTATACTATACTACCCAGTGGTGCTCCTTCTAACCCTGCCGTCTCTTCGTATCCGAGCCCAGATAGTCAATTGGGTTTCGACACAGTGGGCAAGTATTCTGGTTACTGCTCTGGAACCACTTGTACAAACACGTCCTATGGAATAAGTTCTTGCAAGTGGTGCATCGCTTATCAGGCATTCGCTTGTCAGTCGAGATAATGCTGTAGCAAATAGCACACTCGCTCTGGCCCTTGAGCGCACCGAGGATGTTTCGCTTGAAGACTTGTAGACCATCGATGATGTTGCCGTTGGAGAAGGTGATGACACCCTGTGTCGTCATGATCCAACTCTGCCACTTCTTCTCATTGACAGCGACACGGTTGAGGCTCTGGACAGAGACGTTTTCGATGGGATAATTTTGAGGGATCTTGATGGCAATTGCCGCTTGatcctcatcaacttcataGCCAGCTATGATTTCTCTAGAGGATCTAGCAACACGTACAACAAGTTCTTTCTCGTCCATAGCAGGAGGCTCCTGGCTATCAGCCCACTTTTGGACTTCATCTAGGACATCTGTGACGATGATGGGTGAGAAGTACTTGGTTGTCCACGACTCAACAGCGATGCGCGTCTGCTTCGAGCGACAGTCAATGTACCAAGCACGGAACAAGCCAGGGGTGTACTTGTGAAGAAGATAGAAGAGATGAACCAATAGCCACTGcatgttcttctcctcgggCTCCGACTCTGCCAACTTCACATCGTAGTCTTGGATGTGCTCTGAAGTGAGGTTAACCTTTTCTAGCTTCAATGGATGAGCAGCTGAGTGACCTAGCACGT
It encodes:
- a CDS encoding kinase-like domain-containing protein gives rise to the protein MELPEWKAALTMSQRYETIQKIQASLATTSMSEAIAIEQAAYQIASTQDEYNLACQPTSTPTPPPPQEEEEGDSGIRIGPYGNCRPVSDGVTSEVFRSGDKALKVIVTYQDIEPHNPQREAKILKGLREPCIPLLETFRDQEQRFVLVFPFMPYTLADLLANGPLPLNAVRSIFRDVLHALKDIHAQGIIHRDIKPSAILLSSPTGPAYLSDFGTAWHPELSTQSEPADDKILDIGTGPYRAIEVLFGHKSYGTEVDMWGIGVMLSEALRDPPTPIFESRAVHEDGNQLGLILSVFKTIGTPTPETWPEAKQFKVAPFELWTVFPARPWEDLLPNADPDFIDLVSLLLRYDSQRLTADQALAHKALAVNP